TTGGCCTGCGATGatgtctttctttctattttgcaGGATTTCAGCAACCTTTCATAGCCTGATGTGGTCACAGTGGGAAGTACAACTTCAACAATAGTAGGAGACGTGGATTCAAAACTACAGTTGAAGGGAAGGAGATTGTAATAGCGAAGTTGTGCAAAGATCCATCGGTCCGGGTCAGTTGGGATGGAGTACATTTCACAGAAGTAGCTGACAGATGGATATTTGAGCAAATAGTTGATGGCTCATACTCAGACCCACCGATTCCTCTGAACATGGCTTGTCATAGAATGGATCAGTGAGACAAATTCATCCTCTGAAAACTTCCCCCCTCATCTATGaactttcattttcaaatgcagggaagcagttttttttttttttttcaagaactgaACTCCTTTCACATAGCAAAGACAAGACTATATTCTTTTCCATGTTCTCTTGCCTCATGTTAATCAAAGTCAGAAATATTCCAAGTTCTATGTGTTATAATCAGATATTCAAGGTCATTAATCTACAACATTGTGGGAAACTCTCATGCAGGGATTCCCTCAACATTCTATGGTGATGGGATTGGAGCAAATATAAGTTGGACAACTAAACTAAGAATCTCAATGTTTAGAGCTGTACCAGCCATTcggaccagaaaaaaaaaaagggaattatGTAGTGTGTACAATTCCGAAAAAAAGAGCATCCGTATATTTGCGACTGAAGAAAAACTCACAGTGACCAAACTGTCTATATTACCTCGTCGCGTCTAAATTGAGTCAAATCTACGACCATCACGGTGATATCATCCAGACTACCCCTGCTGATAGCAAGGTTCGCAAGCTCCTTACAAGCAGCTACGAGACCAACAGAAGAGAATCCCTTGCTACAGTCGCCATTCTTCTCTTGACTACTAAGGCATTCGGTTTTTGTGTTTATTCTCTTAACCAGGGATACTCTTCTCGACTTCAATGGTGGGCTGTCGATTTCGCCGAAGAACTCATTTTCACTATCTTTCCAGCTTTCAATAGGTTTCCTGTGGCTTGGCGATTGCTTAATTTTCTTCTGTTGCTTGAGCAGCGAGATCCTCCGCAGCTTTGATGAGGGGCTGACATTAACACATCCGAACTCATCATTTTCATCCTTGTGAAGATCTGTTGATGACAAGGTTACCTTATCAGCCACGCATGAACATCTTATGATGTTGACAGCTTCCTGGTTGCCAACCTAATGCAAAAGGTAGAGTATGAGAAACTCAACaaaacaattaaataaaaagtcaCAAGAACTAAAGCAGTGCATTGCTTATTTTCTTATGCTCACCTCTTCCCACAATCCATCGGATGCCAAGACAAGGAATTCCATATCTACAGTCAAATGAAGAACTCTTGTATCAGGTTCAGCCATTACCCACTGCTTCAAATGAGCATCGCCGATGCTTCTTGAAACAGAGAGTATCCCGTGCACTCTCCAGGATCCTCTGTGCATCTCTACAAATCCTCCCTAAACCACGAGATGAGAGAGTACCCCATTGAAATcgtaaaaatagaaataaaaaatcgagaGTGTTTTATCTTTCAGGAGTTTGATTGGAGAGTAAAGCGTACCATATCCTCTATCCTTTGCTTTTCATCCTCTTTATCTGCTCTGTGATCCTTTGTGAGAGCTTCAGCCACTCCTCCTCTACAGAGAACAGCCCTGCAATCTCCCAAGTTTGAAATAGCAATTTCCTGGCCTTGGATTAAGGCTGTGACGCAGCACGCGCCGCTGCTTAAACCCTGCAAAAAGTTATTATTGGGATGGTCGGGTACTGCATTTGAAAGGAGTATAGCAAGTTGAATGCTATAACAAGCATATGTTCTCTTGGCATACTCTCTGTACAGTCTTGAGCTATTCATTATGATGTAAATCTTGGCCAGATGTATGCATATAGAGGTTTTGACGAATGGATGAATAGTCCATCTTGACTAGCGAAGGAGCTAGATGAGAATGGTGATGATGAGGATGAAAATGAAATCGAACAATTGAACTCGAGTTGGTATACGAGGTTGAAATTTGCCCATTGCTGCAATCTACAGAATGTAAGAAGCAAGTTTGACGAGACAGGGCAAATAGAGTAAAGAACGAGAATGCATGAGTGTACTGCATTTTCTTTGTACCAGTCACGCCACACTCGATTGGCCAGAAGCAAATAAGGAGAAAACCAATAATTCTATCTGAGGGGCTCTTCAGCTAAAACTAACTCTTCCAGGGAATTTCAAACTTTGGCACTCGTGAAATCTCCATACAGGATATCTCTAGTTCTCCCAAATGGATTGTGGCATAGAAGAAGAACTAGAAGATAAAGCACTCAAGTTCTCGAGAAACTCACGGAAGCCGGATCATCTCTCCTGGACGAGAATTAGATAGATCTGAAGAAGCTAACTGTTCTAATTTGCAAATCATCTACCCCACAATTCACTGCTCACCAAATTCAGACTTCATTCAACAAGCTAATGTCCCCCGCTAGACTGAACAGGTCAAAGCTGAGGAATTTGTTCTCACGATGCAAGAAACTGCCTAAGCTAAGCATTCCAGTACATAGCTCAAAATTACCCGTGTCATAAATTCTTGGTCTGTTTTCAAGTATCCAGCTTTAATAGCTGCTTCTTTATCTGGAATCGTCTCGGCATTCACCATCATTTCAAGGATGTTCTCGTGCAAGTGCTCCGCAACATAATCTGCAGCCTTTCTACCCCCATGCCCGTCATACACACCGAAGAAACCCTGCACGTTAATTATTCCCGGAAACCAAGAAACggttaaaaaaaccaaaactttCGGAGAAATACTCGCATAAACCTCGCTGAAAAAGGTCCTCACTTTACTTGGGTTCCCATCTAAGGAAGAGGCGATCTTGTAAGCGTCCTCCATGAACTTCTTCTTGCCTTTGAACGACACGACCGCGACTCCAGGCTCGCCGAAGCAGACGGCATCGTCTCGGCAAGCGAGGTCGCGGGACCTGAGCTCGTCGGGTTGGAGCTGTCGCAGGACGTTTGGGATCTCGAGCTTCGAGGGTCTCTTTCGCTTGgcggaggaagaggagagagcgAGGACGCCGGTCGAAGATGAAGATGGGGTGCTAGCCATCGTGTTTTCGGAGAGACACTGTCAAGGCGTGAAGGGGTTCAAGGTTCAACGGCTAGAACAGAGTGACAAACGGTGAATGAGGAAAGGAAGCAGATGCAGAGAGGGATGGCCGCGACATTCGAGAGCCGTTGGGAGCCTTGGAATTAGCGGTCAATGCTTTGAACAGATTTTTGGGCTTGGGCTTTTGGCCAGTCAGTGGAgggaaaatttacaaaattcaagcagatgcagagagagatagagagagcagGGTGCCGTGTCCTAAACGTCAGGGCATGTTGGTTTtgtggtttggaaaaaaaaaaaatttcctccttATCAGAAGAGAAAATCGCTTTGCTCGATCTAAGTATGTTTTCGATCTATGAAAAACGTTTTTGATAAATCGAACAGCttttcgtcatccaaataacaaaagtcaaaaaatagtaTCTCGAAAACACTTTTCCCCTCCCACAATGATGATTTTAGGGAAACCGACATCATTCTTGTCGGAAGAGGGGAATTGTTTTCCTTCGATCTAAGCTTGTTGTATCCAACCCACCGAAAGCGTTTCCCGTCATCCACATAACAAAAAGTTGGAAAACAATTTCCCTGAAATAATTGGTTTCTCAAACAAATGGATGAAGCAAGAATGTTAAATATGTACATATTATACGTGCATTTATGAGTCAATAATTGAATATTTGAAAGTTTCCTGAGTTTCGAATTTAAGAATGAAAAACCAACTGGCTTTTAGTAACGGGCTTTTAGAGTTTTCTTGGTACCAAGTTCGATTCATGGCTCGAGGATGAAGATGCCTTATGCCTCTCCCGTATAACAGGGGCTCTCTTCGTATGGAGCTTTCTTGGTACCAAGTTCAATTCATTGCTTCAGACTGAAGATGATTAGTGCCAGTCCACGAAAGGTAATAAATATTGGAGGAGAAAAGGGGCTCGCTGGGGAGGTCACCGGTGAGCCTAATGCCGGTGCCGGTGAAAGCGTAAAGGAGAACGGGATTGACatcatagataaaaaaaaaatacagagaaCGTGGGGATTTTTAGAAAGAGTGGGAGGCGTGGCGTAGAAGGGAATgtcgtgcaaaaaaaaaagacaaaagtgagACCTGcaagtgaaaaaagaagaaaccaaatAAAAGAGTTGGCAAAAGAAGGAATCATATAAAATCGTATCAGAAGTGATGGGCCACATAAAGGATAAAGATGGTcaaaacgcaaaaaaaaaaaaaaaaggagttggagtggaaaaagcgcgagCCAATCAAAATTGCATGAGTTACaaatttagattaagcaaaaaataaaagtcgaTTTAGACACGCCCTTTTGTTAAACAGACTTCAATAAACATGTCTTTGGATTTTCTAACGGACTCCGTTAGTGAGTATCCTCGATATTGGACAgtatttttattaaaaacaaATGTAATGAAAACTTTACGATTTTCTAAATTAGTTTACTTGACAAATGTGTTAGAGACATCTCTTAACAATAGTTTTCCAAGAGCCTCAATTGGCAAAGGAGATGTTGCAGTTTTCGATTACTGTCCTCGTACTTTGTCAAATCAATATTTTGGAAAGGATTATAGTTATCACCGTATTGACTGTCCTtgttgtcgcgacctcgccttcggcctcccgcgaagggtccggcggggtttagaggtgttgccatcggtcaatggcttggactctcccaagtcctacctcgcatgacattggatttctttttaccgattagcaaattaaaatgctattaagagtcgccactagcctattggggtcggctagaaaccaatcgagacacgggagggttatctcgattcctacgcaaccagagcttctagatttggggacttgtttacgctaactagataattagcgccctttcggtacctaaccggttgatatttcctaaggtgaccacacatttcgcatatcattttaagctcatcgggtatctaaccggtactaaatgatcatgcataatgtttttccgtcatttcgtgcaattacctatttatccttaacctagcatatagggaaagcgattaacaagcaatttttcaaaagacagtatttttaaacactcaatcgggtaaatatgccaaataaagatcgggataagcacatgcggatcaaatctataatggcgatatttaaacaaacaatttcgactcgaaagtcGAGTTACAACGATATTAGACTGGATTGGACATcagtcttcaatcaacgccaatttcgggcttaaaattcacattaggggtaaaaaggtcgaagaaaacatttttctaattttctgaaatttttatgatttttttgaatttttatttattttttgattttttgattttttattattttattaatattttattagaggGAATCGggcccgggtcgggttctcggacccgggcCTGGATCGAGCCGTCGGACCTGTTCGGGCCCGAGAGAGAGGACCCGAACCGAGCCTGCTCAGGCCCACTCGCccaatctcctcttctttttctcttcacttCGGGGCCGACTCCAGCACGGGCCCGgccccttctctctttcttctcggCCAGCCCGCTCAAGCGACCTCTCTTCATTTCGGTTTAGCCCATCCGAAGCCCaatctctccttttttattCAACCCACCAGCTCGAGCCCGACTCCAGCGCAAGCCcggctttccttttcttt
The genomic region above belongs to Rhodamnia argentea isolate NSW1041297 chromosome 6, ASM2092103v1, whole genome shotgun sequence and contains:
- the LOC115749306 gene encoding probable protein phosphatase 2C 14 — its product is MASTPSSSSTGVLALSSSSAKRKRPSKLEIPNVLRQLQPDELRSRDLACRDDAVCFGEPGVAVVSFKGKKKFMEDAYKIASSLDGNPSKGFFGVYDGHGGRKAADYVAEHLHENILEMMVNAETIPDKEAAIKAGYLKTDQEFMTRGLSSGACCVTALIQGQEIAISNLGDCRAVLCRGGVAEALTKDHRADKEDEKQRIEDMGGFVEMHRGSWRVHGILSVSRSIGDAHLKQWVMAEPDTRVLHLTVDMEFLVLASDGLWEEVGNQEAVNIIRCSCVADKVTLSSTDLHKDENDEFGCVNVSPSSKLRRISLLKQQKKIKQSPSHRKPIESWKDSENEFFGEIDSPPLKSRRVSLVKRINTKTECLSSQEKNGDCSKGFSSVGLVAACKELANLAISRGSLDDITVMVVDLTQFRRDEVI